The following nucleotide sequence is from Bombina bombina isolate aBomBom1 chromosome 11, aBomBom1.pri, whole genome shotgun sequence.
TGAAAGCAATTCAGATTTTTAACCTTTTCTTCTCAATCTGTTTGAGGTATTgaacatataggcctctagttatgaagctctggacgtacctgccttcgccggccccaatacgctcgcctaagctcgcctcacatcgccgccgcggacctgaatacgttcgccaaagttatcaaaaaagctgtcaaaaagccgcgcaccaagtacggggcgatgagcagcggactgtgatagttatcactcatccgatctcgctgcacttcggcttttttacagctttattgataagctgtcactaagcactcacactatactatactgttctaccccctataccgccgcccccggagccccccgcaactaaataaagttattaacccctaaaccgccgctcctagactccgccacaactataataaatatattaacccttaaactgccgctcccggaccccgccgccacctacataatacctattaacccctatcctaccccccctataccgccgccacttataataaagttattaacccctatcctgccgatcccgtaccccgccacaactaaataaatagtttaacccctaaaccaccgctcccggaccccgccgccacctatattaaacttattaacccctaatctgcccccctacaccgttgccacctataataaatttattaacccctatcctgccccccctacaccgccgcaacctataataaaattattaacccctaaacctaagtctaacactaaccctaacacccccctaacttaaatattaattaaataaatctaaataaatattactcttattaaattagttattcctatttaaaactaaatacttacctataaaataaaccctaatatagctacaatattactaataattatattgtagctattttaggatttatttttattttacaggcaaatttaaatttattttaactaggtacaatagctattaaatagttattaactatttaatagctacctagataaaataaagtcaaatttacctgtaaaataaatcctaacctaagttacaattaaacctaacactacactatgattaaataaattaaattaattaactacaagtagctacaattaaatacaattaaataaactaactaaagtacaaaaaaaacacactaaattacagaaaataaaaaaagattacaagaattttaaactaattacacctaatctaagccccctaataaaataaaataaaaaaaaaataataaaagtccctaccctatactacataaaaaagtaaccagctcttttaccagcccttaaaagggctttttgctgaaGAGgtattccatccgatagaagtcgtcatccaggcggcgtcttcaatcttcatccatcttcaaagcagccgacgcggagccatcctcttccaccgacgcctactcgccgaatgaatattcctttaagtgacatcatccaagatggcgtccctcgaattccgattggctgataggattctatcagctaatcggaattaaggtaggaaaaatctgattggctgattgaatcagccaatcagattgaagttcaatccgattggctgatccaatcagccaatcagattgagctcgcattctattggctgttccaatcagccaatagaatgtgagctcaatctgattggctgattcaatcagccaatcagatttttcctaccttaattccgattggctgatagaatcctatcagccaatcggaattcgaggaatgcCATctcggatgacatcacttaaaggaatattcattcggcgagtaggcatcggtggaagaggatggctccgcgtcggctgctttgaagatggctccgctccggatggatgaagattgaagacgccgcctggatgaagacttctatcggatggaagacctcttcagcgccccttggatgaagacttctatcggatggaagacctcttcagcgccccttggatgaagacttctatcggatggaagacatcttcagcgccccttggatgattacttcggcccggctgggtgaacacgactcaaggtagggagatcttcaggggagtagtgttaggtttatttaaggggggtttgggtgggttagagtaggggtatgtgggtggtgggttttaatgttgggggggttgtattttttttacaggcaaaagagctgattactttggggcatgccccgcaaaaagcccttttaaggactggtaaaagagctggttactttgtaatgtagtatagggtagggacttttattatttttttttattattattttattagggggcttagattaggtgtaattagtttaaaattcttgtaatcccgcagcaactataataattatattaacccctaaaccctctgAGAGATAACATGAGGACAAACCCTAAACCCTCTGAGACATAACATGAGGACAAACCCTAAACCCTATGAGACATAACATGAGGACAAACCCTAAACCCTCTGAGAGATAACATGAGGACAAACCCTAAACCCTCTGAGACATAACATGAGGACAAACCCTAAACCCTATGAGACATAAGATGAGGACAGTCCAACAGACCCTAAACCGTATGAGACATAAGATGACGACAGTCCGACAGACCCTAAACCCTCTGAGAGATACCCTAAACCCTCTGAGAGATAACATGAGGACAAACCCTAAACCCTCTGAGACATAAGATGAGGACGAACCCTAAACCCTCTGAGACATAAGATGAGGACAGTCCAACAGACCCTAAACCCTATGAGACATAAGATGAGGACAGTCCAACAGACCCTAAACCGTATGAGACATAAGATGAGGACAGTCCGACAGACCCTAAACCCTCTGAGAGATACCCTAAACCCTATGAGACATAAGATGAGGACAAACCCTAAACCCTCTGAGACATAAGATGAGGACGAACCCTAAACCCTCTGAGACATAAGATGAGGACAGTCCGACAGACCCTAAACCCTCTGAGACATAAAATGAGGACAAACCctcagaattaaattgaaaagtctcttaaaaatgccagaactatgaaagtttaactttgattttcctgtcatttaattgcagtgtaaaatATGAATTATATTCATCATACCTTAAAATCTATTTCTCTGTGTAAAGGttactatattatatatgtttgtCTTTACTTTCTCATATTATTTCGTTTTTTGCTAAAGACAACTTCCCCCACGCACACAATAACACCAACTATGATCTAACGGGAACTGATGTGCCACATTGTGACATTTTGTGGTCTGTATGTAAGTTCCTAGGGCGGGCCCCTGAAGTGGCTTCACACAGCGCTCTGCAGAGAGGCAATAAACacatatgtgagtatctctctttttgtgtgtgtatatgaggagTATATATTGTTATCGCTCTGTGTGTGTTCatgcatgtttgtatatgtataactCATATATTGTACGTGGCCCAAGTCTATGTAAGTGTCTGTAAATATGAGAGCTTGTTTGTGTACGTGCGTCTGCTAGTGTACTTATAACTTCTCTACTTGTGTGAGCACTAGTGTgcttgtgcattgtgtgtgtgtgcattagcgtgtttgtgcattgtgtgtgtgcacttgtgtgcttgtgcattgtgtgtgtgcacttgtgtgCTTGTGCATTGTGTGTACACTAGTGTGCTTGTGCATTAGCGTgtttgtgcattgtgtgtgtgcacttgtgtgCTTGTGCATTGTGTGTGCACAATTGTGCTTGTGCATTGTGTGTGCACTAGTGTGCTTGTGCATTGTGTGTGAGCATTAGTGTgcttgtgcattgtgtgtgtgcacTAGTGTGCTTGtgcattgtgtgagtgtgtgcactagTGTGCTTGTGCATTTTGTGTGAGCATTAGTGTgcttgtgcattgtgtgtgtgcacTAGTGTGCTTGTGCATTGTTCAGAAAGAatgtctgtatttgtttatttcaaTAGTATTAGAATATAATTAGTTATGCTTATGAACATGTAATTATCATTAAACTGTTTTCTGCCTAAGTAGGGAGCAAGAGACTGAGCCATAATATATTGTCTAGTTCAGTGGGTGAGACTGCATTTTAGTGAGGGAGACTGAATTCCTGGCACAGTTTTTTTACTAACAAATCTTTCTAAGTTTTTCTCTTTGAGGGAATAACAGATTCACTTGTACCTTAGTCTCAACCACTCCAGGGCATCAAGCTCAGAGATTGATCATTCAGCATAATAAATTGTTAGTGCTAGCTAGGCTCACCGTGAAGATGAAGACATTATCAGGAAATCAAACACATTAGCACACTGTCTTGCTCTTGTCTCACACAGCACAATTTCTTTCAATGCAGTTGAACTATTTAAAAAGACGATCTTAATTGCAAGTTGGTAAACCTTGCAGGTAATTTATGTGTTTAGCTCATTGGGAACTGTAGACACTCCATAAAGTCTCACTCAGAGCGCCGTCTCACTCAATAATTGGAATCCTCAGCCACTTAAAGGGCAGAGAGTCTAACTTATTAAGGTTATTTATTTAGTAAGGTAGTCTTACTCTTTAAATTGCAGTCTCACTTTTTGGAAGGTGTAGCCAATCATTAAAAAGCAGTTTCACTTATTAGAGGGGAGTCTTACTTATTTAAAGGCAATTTCATTTAGTGGAAGGTGGTCTCATTAAGGGAAAGCCAGTGTCACTTATTAGACGGCAGTCTCAAATATTAGAGAACAGTCTCATATATTGTTCTACTAATACAGTATCTCCCCACCACATCCTTTACTAACTGATTTCTTCTCCCTCTTCCTGTTTAAGCCACAGCAAGTTTACAAACTGATGTAAGGGGAGATCAGCCCTTCCGCTGTCACTGACTGAGGTGCAAGAGAGATCCAATGGTACAAACTGTCCCTCTGAGTGCACAGCTTCTCCAAGTTTTTAGGTAATAAAGACCACATAATGGTAATGCCAGTATCATCTTCCTTTTTATGGTTGTGCACCCACTCACAGTGCCCGGCTCACTCTTATACACAGTGCAGTAACagtgccaggctccctcttatacacAGTGCAGCATTAGTGCCAGGCTACCTCTTATACACAGTGCAGTAACAGTGCCAGGCTCACTCTTATACACAGTGCAGCAGTagtgccaggctccctcttatacacAGTGCAGTAACagtgccaggctccctcttatacacAGTGCAGCATTAGTGCCAGGCTACCTCTTATACACAGTGCAGTAACAGTGCCAGGCTCACTCTTATACACAGTGCAGCAGTagtgccaggctccctcttatacacagtgcagcagtattgccaggctccctcttatacacAGTGCAGCAGTAGTGCCAGACTCCCTCTTATACACAGTGCAGCAGTagtgccaggctccctcttatacacagtgcagcagtagtgccaggctccctcttatacacagtacagcagtaGTACCAAGCTCCCTCTTATACACAGTGCAGCAGTagtgccaggctccctcttatgcaCAGTGCAGCATTAGTGCCAGACTCcctcttatacacagtacagcagtagtgccaggctctctcttatacacagtgcagcAGTATTGCCAGGCTAcctcttatacacagtacagcagtagtgccaggctccctcttatacacAGTGCATCAGTagtgccaggctccctcttatacacagtgcagcagtagtgccaggctccctcttatacacagtgcagcagtagtgccaggctccctcttatacacagtgcagcagtagtgccaggctccctcttatacaAAGTGCAGCAGTagtgccaggctccctcttatacacagtacagcagtagtgccaggctccctcttatacacagtgcagcagtagtgccaggctctctcttatacacagtacagcagtagtgccaggctccctcttatacaAAGTGCAGCAGTagtgccaggctccctcttatacacagtacagcagtagtgccaggctccctcttatacacagtgcagcagtagtgccaggctctctcttatacacagtacagcagtagtgccagactccctcttatacacagtacagcatTAGTGCCAGGCTCtctcttatacacagtacagcagtagtgccaggctctctcttatacacagtacagcagtagtgccaggctccctcttatacacagtacagcagtagtgccaggctctctcttatacacagtacagcagtaGTGCCAGGCTCTCTCTTATACACAATGCAGCATTagtgccaggctccctcttatacatagtacagcagtagtgccaggctctctcttatacacagtgcagcagtagtgccaggctccctcttatacacagtacagcagtagtgccaggctacctcttatacacagtacagcatTAGTGCCAGGTTCtctcttatacacagtacagcagtagtgccaggctctctcttatacacagtacagcagtagtgccagactccctcttatacacagtacagcatTAGTGCCAGGTTCtctcttatacacagtacagcagtagtgccaggctctctcttatacacagtacagcagtagtgccaggctccctcttatacacagtacagcagtaGTGCCAGGCTCTCTCTTATACACAATGCAGCATTAGTGCCAGGCTACCTCTTATACACAGTGCAGCAATAGTGCCAGGctctctcttatacacagtgcagcagtagtgccaggctccctcttatacacagtacagcagtaGTGCCAGGCTACCTCTTATACACAGTGCAGCATTAGTGCAGGTTCCCTCTTATACACTGTGCAGCAGTagtgccaggctccctcttatacacAGTGCAGTAGCAGTGCCAGGTTCCCTCTTATACACAGTGTAGCATTagtgccaggctccctcttatacacagtgcagcagtagtgccaggctccctcttatacacagtacagcattagtgccaggctccctcttatacacagtgcagcagtagtgccaggctctctcttatacacagtacagcagtaGTGCCAGGTTCCCTCTTATACACAGTGTAGCATTagtgccaggctccctcttatacacagtgcagcagtagtgccaggctccctcttatacacAGTGCAGCAGTAGTACCAGACTCtctcttatacacagtacagcagtagtgccaggctccctcttatacacagtacagcattagtgccaggctccctcttatacacagtacagcagtagtgccaggctccctcttatacacagtgcagcagtagtgccaggctccctcttatacacagtacagcagtaGTGCCAAGCTCCCTCTTATACACAGTGCAGCAGGagtgccaggctccctcttatacacagtacagcagtagtgccaggctccctcttatacacAGTGCAGCAGTAGTGCCAGACTCCCTCTTATACACAGTGCAGCAGTAGTGCCAGGctctctcttatacacagtgcagcATTAGTGCCAGGCTCtctcttatacacagtacagcagtagtgccaggctctctcttatacacagtgcagcATTAGTGCCAGGCTCCCTCAACTCtctcttatacacagtacagcatTAGTGCCAGGctctctcttatacacagtgcagcATTAGTGCCAGACTCCCTCTTATACACAGTGCAGCATTagtgccaggctccctcttatacacagtacagcagtagtgccaggctccctcttatacacagtacagcagtagtgccaggctccttcttatacacagtacagcagtagtgccaggctctctcttatacacagtacagcagtagtgccaggctccctcttatacacagtgcagcagtagtgccaggctccctcttatacacagtgcagcaggagtgccaggctccctcttatacacagtacagcagtagtgccaggctccctcttatacacagtgcagcagtagtgccaggctccctcttatacacagtacagcagtagtgccaggctctctcttatacacagtacagcagtagtgccaggctccctcttatacacagtgcagcagtagtgccaggctccctcttatacacagtacagcagtagtgccaggctccctcttatacacAGTGCAGTAACAGTGCCAGGCTCtctcttatacacagtacagcagtagtgccaggctccctcttatacacAGTGCAGCATTATTGCCAGGCTCCTTCTTATACACAGTGCAGCATTAGTGCCAGGctctctcttatacacagtgcagcAGTAGTGCCAGACTCcctcttatacacagtacagcagtagtgccagactctctcttatacacagtgcagcagtagtgccaggctccctcttatacacagtacagcagtagtgccagactccctcttatacacagtgcagcagtagtgccaggctctctcttatacacagtacagcagtagtgccagactccctcttatacacagtgcagcagtagtgccaggctctctcttatacacagtacagcagtagtgccagactctctcttatacacagtatagcagtagtgccaggctctctcttatacacagtacagcagtaGTGCCAGACTCCCTCTTATACACAGTGCAGCAATAGTGCCAGGCTCtctcttatacacagtacagcagtagtgccaggctctctcttatacacagtacagcagtagtgccagactctctcttatacacagtacagcagtaGTGCCGGActctctcttatacacagtgcagcagtagtgccaggctccctcttatacacagtacagcagtagtgccaggctccctcttatacacagtgcagcattagtgccaggctccctcttatgcaCAGTACAGTAGTagtgccaggctccctcttatacacAGTGCAGCATTAGTGCCAGACTCcctcttatacacagtacagcagtaGTGCCCGGCTCActcttatacacagtacagcagtagtgccaggctccctcttatacacagtgcagcagtagtgccaggctccctcttatacacAGTGCAGCAGTAGTGCCAGGCTCTCTCTTATACATAGTGCAGCAGTagtgccaggctccctcttatacacagtgcagcagtagtgccaggctccctcttatacacagtgcagcagtagtgccaggctctctcttatacacagtgcagcagtagtgccaggctccctcttatacacagtgcagcagtagtgccaggctccctcttatacacagtgcagcattagtgccaggctccctcttatacacagtacagcagtagtgccaggctccctcttatacacagtgcagcagtagtgccaggctccctcttatacaAAGTGCAGCAGTagtgccaggctccctcttatacacagtgcagcagtagtgccaggctctctcttatacacagtgcagcATTAGTGCCAGGctctctcttatacacagtgcagtagtagtgccaggctccctcttatacacAGTACATCAGTAGTGCCAGACTCCCTCTTATACACAGTGCAGCAGTAGTGCCCGGCTCtctcttatacacagtacagcagtagtgccaggctctctcttatacacagtacagcagtagtgccaggctctctcttatacacagtacagcagtagtgccaggctccctcttatgcaCAGTGCAGCATTAGTGCCAGACTCcctcttatacacagtacagcattagtgccaggctccctcttatacacAGTGCAGCATTAGTGCCAGACTCCTTCTTATACACAGTGCAGCATTagtgccaggctccctcttatacacAGTGCAGCATTAGTGCCAGACTCCttcttatacacagtacagcatTAGTGCCAGACTCCTTCTTATACACAGTGCAGCATTagtgccaggctccctcttatacacagtgcagcagtagtgccaggctctctcttatacacagtacagcagtagtgccaggctccctcttatacacagtacagcagtagtgccaggctccctcttatacacagtacagcagtagtgccaggctccctcttatacacAGTGCAGCACTAGTGCCAGGctctctcttatacacagtgcagtagtagtgccaggctccctcttatacacagtacagcagtagtgccaggctctctcttatacacagtacagcagtagtgccaggctccctcttatgcaCAGTGCAGCATTAGTGCCAGACTCcctcttatacacagtacagcagtagtgccaggctctctcttatacacagtgcagtagtagtgccaggctccctcttatacacAGTGCAGCATTAGTGCCAGACTCCCTCTTATACACAGTGCAGCACTAGTGCCAGGctctctcttatacacagtgcagtagtagtgccaggctccctcttatacacAGTGCAGCATTAGTGCCAGGctctctcttatacacagtgcagcagtagtgccaggctccctcttatacacagtgcagcagtagtgccaggctctctcttatacacagtgcagcAGTATTGCCAGGTTCTCtcttatacacagtacagtattaGGGCCAGGCTCtctcttatacacagtacagcagtagtgccaggctctctcttatacacagtgcagtATTAGTGCTAGGctctctcttatacacagtgcagcagtagtgccaggctccctcttatacacagtacagcagtaGTGCCAGGCTCTCTCTTAAACACAGTGCAGTATTAGTGCCAGGCTCTcttttatacacagtgcagcagtagtgccaggctctctcttatacacagtgcagcagtagtgccaggctctctcttatacacagtacagtattagtgccaggctccctcttatacacagtacagcagtagtgccaggctccctcttatacacAATACAGCAGTAGTGCAAGGCTCCCTCTTATACACAGTTCAGCATTagtgccaggctccctcttatacacagtacagcattagtgccaggctccctcttatacacagtacagtattaGGGCCAGGCTCtctcttatacacagtacagcagtagtgccaggctccctcttatacacagtccagcagtagtgccaggctccctcttatacacagtacagcagtagtgccaggctccctcttatacacagtacagcagtagtgccaggctctctcttatacacagtacagcagtagtgccaggctccctcttatacacagtacagcagtagtgccaggctccctcttatacacagtacagcagtagtgccaggctccctcttatacacagtacagcagtagtgccaggctccctcttatacacagtacagcagtagtgccaggctccctcttatacacagtacagcagtagtgccaggctccctcttatacacTGTGCAGCAGTagtgccaggctccctcttatacacAGTACAGAAGTAGTGCCAGGCTCtctcttatacacagtacagcagtagtgccagactccctcttatacacagtacagcagtagtgccaggctccctcttatacacagtacagcagtagtgccaggctccctcttatacacagtgcagtagtagtgccaggctccctcttatacacagtgcagtagtagtgccaggctccctcttatacacAGTGCAGTAGTAGTGCCAGGctctctcttatacacagtgcagtAGTAGTGCCAGGTTCCCTCTTATACACAGTGCAGTAGCAGTGCCAGGCTCtctcttatacacagtacagcagtaGTTACAGGCTCTATCCCATACACAGATCAACAGTAGTACCAAGCCCCTCTTATACAAAGTACAGCAGGAGTGGAAAGTTTCCTTTCATACACAGATCAACAGTAGTACAAGGCTCTGTCCTATAAACAGATTAGCAGTAGTGCTAAACCCCtcttatacacagtataacagtagtGACATGTTCTCTCTTTTACACAGATAAGCAATAGTGCCAGGCTCTCTCCTGTACACAGAGCAAACAGTAGTGCCAAACCCATCTTATACAGAGTAAAACAGTAGTGCCAGGCTTCTGTctatacacaatgcagcagtagtgTCAGACTCAATCTCCTAAATAATATAGCCACAGGGTCAGGTTCCCTCTTATACACAGTGCCACAGCTCTGCCAGGCTAAGAATTGTAATACATTTTCTTATCTACCCATAGGCTGTTCAGTGTAAGAAACTACAACTTTAGCAGAGTGAGAACAGAAGAAAGACCAAACAGGAAGTGTgtttgaaaaacagtcaaaatttaTGATGAAAGGGTACTGGATTCTCGGGCTCTTCCTTCTTCTGAAGTTTGAAGGATCGATGCCAGAGACGACAGCAGTTAATGAGACTACCATGGAAGAATCAGGTTTATTAAATATTTCAACCTCTATGCCCCCAGACCATGAGGTCCCTATCACATCCAAGATCTCCAAACACTCAATAGCTGGAAAGGTCTCTGAAACCAGCTCTCCTCTACGCACCCAGTTTGCAAACCAGAATCTTGTCCACAAAGCCCAGGAGCTTGCCATCACAACAGAGGAACCTGCCAGCACAAGCCAGGAACCTACCAGCACAAGCCAGGAACCTACCAACACAAGCATGGTTGATAAATCAAGTCCATCTCCTGTCAAAGAAGAGCTGCAAAACTCTTCCTCATCATCCATTTCCAGTATTCTAGAAACCACACAAATGACGACATCCATGAGTTCTAACCTCAATAAGATAAATTTTACCACTCAATCCATCATAATTTCAACTACTCAATCTGGTCAAAACACAATTGTTGTTAATGGGacagaggaaaatgattttaccaCATCTGCTACTACATCTGATAATGACAGCCAGATGTCTAAAAGACCATTAGGACAAACCACTTCCAATAATACTGAGACAAAATATGTGGATGATGACCCTGAGGAGACAACAACTGTCTCTAATGAGAATACAGGCTCTGGTAACACAAATCCCAACAATGAGCCTCCAGTTAGAAAACCTGGTTCTTTGTGGGTGCTAGTTCTGGTTCTTTTCATTATCCTATGTATGATATTATTTATTATGATTGTGTTGTTGGTGAGGAGGAAAAAAAGAAGTGGATCTCAGACCTTCAATAAGCGAAGCCGTAAGGGGGACAAAAAAG
It contains:
- the SPN gene encoding leukosialin, with the translated sequence MMKGYWILGLFLLLKFEGSMPETTAVNETTMEESGLLNISTSMPPDHEVPITSKISKHSIAGKVSETSSPLRTQFANQNLVHKAQELAITTEEPASTSQEPTSTSQEPTNTSMVDKSSPSPVKEELQNSSSSSISSILETTQMTTSMSSNLNKINFTTQSIIISTTQSGQNTIVVNGTEENDFTTSATTSDNDSQMSKRPLGQTTSNNTETKYVDDDPEETTTVSNENTGSGNTNPNNEPPVRKPGSLWVLVLVLFIILCMILFIMIVLLVRRKKRSGSQTFNKRSRKGDKKDVWAGQVPELVEGKQAGEAKGAENGVTVPVSEAGKEEKLTTFVSGEKKSDSVIEMDELAKEKIPEVTQEKDVKEEDMVAKGEQTPLLEQPEVTPNGEVDGKDEQFPLPPMEQELIGNTDKTI